The Streptomyces sp. NBC_00344 genome includes a window with the following:
- a CDS encoding ADP-ribosylglycohydrolase family protein: MSTISTMSGSPEPSPEADGQPVTRLRSERADVPRSLRDRARGALLGLAVGDALGAPAENMKPSQIRERWGRIEGFVSAEPAGTDDTEYAIFSGLLLAEHGSALTVAHVEAAWHLWIADRDEGPFRGAGFSERGTLENLRRGLAAPISAQHRHAWSDGLAMRAAPFGVYATGRPAEAARLVAVDGTVSHDGEGIYGGQAVAAGVAAAMVSDSPDAVVQAALSVVPDDSWTARSLHRAVSAARRAVPAPDGSPLPVERAVRSAVVIGGYPWTDLAPEAVGLAFGAFIAARGDFSASVLSAVNMGRDADTTAAVAGSLAGALGGESGIPAHWADAIGPVRGSCLPAMAGLHILDIADRLIPRDDNRKAAS; encoded by the coding sequence ATGAGCACGATCAGCACCATGAGCGGCAGCCCCGAACCCTCCCCCGAAGCAGACGGACAGCCGGTGACCCGGCTCCGGTCCGAGCGGGCCGACGTCCCGCGTTCGCTGCGGGACCGTGCCCGCGGCGCACTGCTCGGCCTCGCCGTTGGCGATGCGCTGGGCGCCCCCGCGGAGAACATGAAACCGTCTCAGATCCGCGAACGCTGGGGGCGTATCGAGGGGTTCGTCTCGGCCGAGCCGGCCGGGACCGACGACACCGAGTACGCGATCTTCTCGGGGCTGCTGCTGGCCGAGCACGGTTCCGCACTCACCGTCGCGCATGTCGAGGCGGCCTGGCACCTGTGGATCGCGGACCGCGACGAAGGCCCCTTCCGCGGTGCGGGCTTCAGCGAGCGCGGCACCCTGGAGAACCTCAGACGAGGCCTCGCCGCGCCCATCTCCGCCCAGCACCGGCACGCCTGGAGCGACGGTCTCGCCATGCGGGCCGCACCCTTCGGGGTGTACGCCACGGGGCGGCCGGCGGAAGCCGCAAGGCTGGTCGCCGTCGACGGCACGGTCAGTCATGACGGCGAGGGCATCTACGGGGGGCAGGCCGTCGCCGCGGGAGTCGCGGCCGCCATGGTGAGCGACAGTCCCGACGCGGTGGTGCAGGCCGCGCTGTCGGTGGTGCCCGATGACTCCTGGACCGCACGTTCGCTGCACCGCGCGGTGAGCGCGGCCCGGCGTGCGGTGCCGGCGCCCGACGGCTCCCCGCTGCCCGTCGAGCGCGCGGTGCGTTCCGCCGTGGTGATCGGCGGCTACCCGTGGACCGATCTGGCACCGGAGGCCGTCGGTCTGGCATTCGGCGCGTTCATCGCCGCCCGCGGGGACTTCTCGGCGTCCGTGCTGAGCGCCGTCAACATGGGCCGCGACGCCGACACCACGGCTGCCGTCGCGGGCTCGCTCGCCGGGGCGCTGGGCGGTGAGTCGGGCATTCCGGCCCACTGGGCCGACGCCATCGGCCCGGTGCGCGGCAGCTGCCTGCCCGCGATGGCCGGGCTCCACATCCTCGATATCGCCGACCGGCTCATTCCGCGGGACGACAACAGGAAGGCCGCGTCGTGA
- a CDS encoding ABC transporter substrate-binding protein translates to MRIRTRVRTALPALGAAAALTFVTGCGGGSDDSSGHVTLEFLSLAWQKDSVAANKALVAEWNRAHPDVRVKYVQGSWDGIHDQLLTSFEGGRAPDIIHDDASDLTDFAYGGYLADLRGRLPRSLKQDIPRQSWSMTTFGKGVYGVPFLQEPRVLVANTKLLKASGVRIPTAAHPWSWAEFEQASKKLTVRGPGGKTGQYGVAWSMKEPVSQSVNSAVSTGGAVFARVDGKNKVSFGAADSAVSRVINRQINQDHTAPKSSLGMGGGDTLPGFFAGKYAMVPLNFSYRQQVQQQAPKGFGWTVLPMPAGSGPEGRQQGVVPQTLSVSQDSKHKQAAADFISFLTQGRNAARLALGDWLLPNSTSALKDPALNTTKNGWRTGNRISGDLVPSPVLGVRGYAEWKDKIATPAFQEYYNGSIGPDSLRGKLAGDGQRVLDRYQR, encoded by the coding sequence ATGCGCATCCGTACCCGTGTCCGTACCGCTCTGCCCGCGCTGGGCGCGGCCGCCGCACTCACCTTCGTCACCGGTTGCGGCGGCGGAAGTGACGACTCCTCGGGCCATGTCACCCTCGAATTCCTCAGCCTGGCCTGGCAGAAGGACTCCGTCGCCGCCAACAAGGCACTGGTCGCGGAGTGGAACAGGGCCCACCCCGATGTCCGGGTGAAATACGTCCAGGGCAGCTGGGACGGTATTCACGACCAGCTGCTGACGTCGTTCGAGGGCGGCCGGGCGCCGGACATCATCCATGACGACGCCTCCGACCTCACCGACTTCGCGTACGGCGGCTACCTCGCCGATCTGCGGGGCAGGCTGCCCCGGTCGCTGAAGCAGGACATCCCTCGGCAGTCCTGGTCCATGACCACCTTCGGCAAGGGCGTCTACGGCGTGCCGTTCCTCCAGGAGCCGCGGGTGCTGGTCGCCAACACCAAGCTGCTGAAGGCGTCCGGCGTGCGCATCCCGACAGCCGCCCACCCGTGGAGCTGGGCGGAGTTCGAGCAGGCCTCGAAGAAGCTCACCGTGCGGGGCCCGGGCGGAAAGACCGGGCAGTACGGCGTGGCCTGGTCGATGAAGGAGCCGGTGAGCCAGTCGGTCAACAGCGCCGTCTCCACCGGCGGCGCCGTCTTCGCGCGGGTGGACGGCAAGAACAAAGTGAGTTTCGGCGCGGCGGACTCGGCGGTCTCGCGGGTGATCAACCGTCAGATCAATCAGGACCACACCGCGCCGAAGAGCAGCCTGGGCATGGGCGGCGGTGACACCCTGCCCGGCTTCTTCGCCGGCAAGTACGCCATGGTGCCGCTGAACTTCTCCTACCGGCAGCAGGTCCAGCAGCAGGCGCCCAAGGGCTTCGGCTGGACGGTGCTGCCGATGCCGGCGGGCAGCGGCCCAGAGGGACGGCAGCAGGGCGTCGTCCCGCAGACCCTCTCGGTCTCGCAGGACTCGAAGCACAAACAGGCGGCGGCCGACTTCATCTCCTTCCTCACCCAGGGCAGGAACGCGGCGCGCCTCGCCCTCGGCGACTGGCTGCTTCCCAACAGCACTTCGGCACTCAAGGACCCGGCACTCAACACCACCAAAAACGGCTGGCGCACCGGCAACAGGATCTCCGGCGACCTGGTCCCCTCCCCCGTTCTCGGGGTGCGCGGCTACGCCGAGTGGAAGGACAAGATCGCCACCCCGGCCTTCCAGGAGTACTACAACGGCTCGATCGGTCCGGATTCGCTGCGCGGCAAGCTCGCCGGCGACGGTCAGCGCGTCCTCGACCGGTACCAGCGCTGA
- a CDS encoding carbohydrate ABC transporter permease yields the protein MSVPTSLRARRTAGRTGQYLALLCYLVFLAFPLVWLVSTAFKSPRELGSIDPTWLPRHPTLDNFRAAFDAQPLLHSALNSLIVSGSATVIAVALAVPAAYALVRFRSRMSRAANGWVLFSQMFPFVLIIIPLFLVLKNLHLIDSLAGLVAVYVVWNLPFSLWMLQGYVKAVPITLEEAAAVDGAGRLRTLVSVVLPLLTPGLVATAMFTFVTAWNEFFFALVLLKSPENQTMSVILTRFTGAEGAADLGPLAAASVIATIPSLLFFALLQRRLVGGMLAGAVKG from the coding sequence ATGAGTGTCCCCACAAGCCTGCGCGCCCGGCGGACGGCCGGCCGCACCGGCCAGTACCTCGCCCTCCTGTGCTACCTGGTCTTCCTGGCCTTCCCGCTGGTGTGGCTGGTCTCCACCGCGTTCAAGTCGCCCAGGGAGCTCGGTTCCATCGATCCGACGTGGCTGCCCCGGCATCCGACGCTGGACAATTTCAGGGCGGCGTTCGACGCCCAGCCGCTGCTGCACTCCGCGCTGAACAGCCTGATCGTGTCGGGCAGCGCCACGGTGATCGCGGTCGCGCTCGCCGTCCCCGCCGCCTACGCCCTGGTGCGCTTCCGCAGCAGGATGTCGCGGGCCGCCAACGGCTGGGTTCTGTTCAGCCAGATGTTCCCGTTCGTGCTGATCATCATCCCGCTGTTCCTGGTGCTGAAGAACCTCCATCTGATCGACTCCCTCGCGGGCCTGGTCGCGGTCTACGTGGTCTGGAACCTGCCGTTCTCGCTCTGGATGCTCCAGGGATACGTCAAGGCCGTGCCGATCACGCTGGAGGAGGCCGCGGCCGTCGACGGCGCCGGGCGGCTGCGGACGCTGGTGAGCGTGGTCCTCCCGCTGCTCACCCCCGGTCTCGTGGCCACGGCGATGTTCACCTTCGTCACCGCGTGGAACGAGTTCTTCTTCGCCCTCGTCCTGCTCAAGTCCCCGGAGAACCAGACGATGTCCGTGATCCTCACCCGATTCACCGGTGCGGAGGGCGCAGCGGATCTCGGTCCGCTCGCGGCGGCCTCCGTCATCGCCACGATTCCCAGCCTGCTGTTCTTCGCGCTGCTGCAGCGCAGGCTCGTCGGCGGCATGCTCGCAGGGGCGGTGAAGGGCTGA